The genome window TAACCGTGTTGTTGTTAATACGAAAGATATCGACGCTCCTTTCGCTAAAGATATAAAAGCTGCTGTTGAGTCAGCAGAATTCGAAAAAGTAATTGATAAGGAATTCAAAGGCTTCGGTAAACCAGAGTGGATGAATTAAGAAACTGATTTTGCAGTTAGCGAGGTTTGTTGGGAATTTCCCCCCAACAAACCTCGCTCTTTTTTTATGCAAAACGAGTAACTAATGGAAGAAAAGGTCCTTTGTTAATTTTCTGATTATTAAAATAAAGTCACATATTCACCATATTTCTTTCACAAATTAGTCACACCTCTCCCCTCTACAACAGTGAACTGTGTGTTAATATAATGTTGTATTGTGAATCCATTCACAATACAACATAAAGAAGATTATAGGGGGAACTGATCATGAAAATTACACCAAAAGTTTTACTAGCTTCCATCTTAGCAGGAGCACTTTTAACTGCTTGTGGAAATACAGACACAGAACCAAAGAAAGAAGAGAAAAAAGCAGAGCAATCAGCTGATGTAGTAACAACGGCTTCCATCGTAAATGAAGCAGATCCACTAGTGAAAGCATTAAGTGCTGATGGAACTTGGATTGTTGCAACACTTCAAGATTTAAAAGTAGACAGTGATATCTTAGTAGCTGGTGAATTCCACGATAAAAATGATGCTGCTAATCCAATCTATCGTAAACTTGCTCTTTATACACAAGATGAAGACCATAATATTATTGATTCCTTCACTTTAACAGCTCCTAAAATGACTGTCCAAAGTGAAAATTTCAAAATCCAAGGTGGTACATTTGTTGGTGATGTTTATGTAGAAGCTAATGGGTTTACTGTTGATGCTACTGCAAAAGTTGACGGTAATGTTTATTACAAAAGTGATGCATTTAAATCTTCTGCTGTAATAGATGGCGAAGTAACTGGTGCACAAGAAGTAAAATAATAGCTTATAATACCTAGCTGGTGACTCAGCTAGGTATTTTTATATACTTTCTTCTACACTCCCATTCTTCCTCAACTAATGCTCTAATCAAATTGACAAAATTCCCTATAAATTAATTAACACAAATAGATTGACAATTTTCTAATTTAGGAATATCTTTTATATAAAAGTTGCATTAACGAAACTTTTTAAACCAAAGCAAAATTAGGTGAGAAAAATGGACAGAAATCGATCTTTAGAAAAAAATCATTCTAAATCAGCAAAAAGTGTGTTTAGCGAGGAAGTTAAAGGCTGGAAAAGAATCCTTCCTTTTTTAGGACCAGCATTCATTGCGGCAATTGCCTACATTGATCCAGGAAACTTCGCAACAAATATTGCTGCTGGATCAAAATATGGGTACTTATTATTATGGGTTATTCTTTTTTCAAATATAATGGCGTTAATTATTCAATCCTTATCAGCAAAATTAGGTATTGCTACTGGTAAAAATTTAGCAGAGGTAGCTCGAGAGGAATTTCCCAAGCCTGTGTCTATCGGTTTGTGGATACAAGGTGAGCTTGTCATTATGGCAACAGATTTAGCAGAGTTTATTGGTGCAGCACTTGGTATTTATCTTCTTTTTGGTATTCCTTTACTGGAAGCTAGTCTGATTGCTGCTGTTGGATCTTTTGCCATTCTTGAATTACAAAGACGGGGATACCGTTCTCTAGAAGCAGGAATTACTGGGATGCTTTTTATTGTTGTCCTTTCTTTTATTGTACAAATGTTCTTTGCGAAGCCAGATGTTCCATCTTTATTACACGGGTTATTCACTCCACAATTTGATGGATTAGATAGCGTAATTTTAGCTGCTGGTATCCTTGGAGCTACAGTAATGCCACATGCAATTTACTTACACTCTGCATTAACACAAAATAGAATTGTTGGGGAAACGGATAAAGAAAAAAAGCAAATTTTCCGCTTTGAATTTATCGATATCCTTATTGCCATGTTGATTGCAGGATTTATTAATGGAGCAATGCTTATCGTCTCTAGTGCATTATTCCATAAAAATGGATTATTTGTGGAAGATTTAGATGTAGCTTTTAACTATTTCGGACAGTTAGTAAATCCAATTTCAGCTACTTTATTTGGCCTAGGTTTATTAATTGCTGGATTATCCAGTTCATCTGTTGGAACGATGTCTGGAGATGTGATTATGCAGGGATTTATTCATTTTCGCATTCCATTATACGTAAGAAGATTTATTACAATGGTGCCCCCTATTGCTGTCATTGCATTAGGTATTAATCCAACAACTGCACTAGTAATAAGTCAAGTAATCTTATCATTTGGAATTGGTTTTGCTCTTATTCCATTAATAATGTTTACTAGTTCAAAACGTATTATGGGAAACCTGGTCAATACAAAATGGATTACAGTTATTTCTTGGGTTATGGCTATTTTAATTGTCGCTTTGAATATTTTTATTCTCGTACAAACATTTCAGTAAGACAAGGCGACTAAGATTCTTTTTCGTAAAAAAATAAACATTCAATCTCAAAAATCCCAGAACAATTTTTCGTTTTGTTCCAGCACCTGAAAAATGAATCAATGAAAAAAAAAACAGGAGACTCCAAAAGTCGCCTGTTTTTTTCTAGTATTATTTCTTTTTAATCGGTCCACATGCGATTCTTTCGCCTGAATCCCCTGCAGGTTGAGTCATTCCGTCATCTTGTTGTTCGGTAATAACGATTGAAGTCCCTTTTTTGCTGAATAATGAATTTTTTCCATCTCTAAGGGTTACTTGTGGTGCCATTAGCTCAGCTTTTGCAGTTCCATCTTCCTTTACCAAGATATTAGGTAAATCACCCGCATGGGCACCTTCTGGGTGAAGTAAACCATGTTCTTTATTATCTGGATTAAAGTGATTGCCTGCCGATTGAAAATCTGGAGCATCACATTTATTTGTTTCATGTATATGAATACCATGGATTCCTGGAGTTAGACCTTTTAAGTTTAAAGATAATTTTACTCCGTCAGCCTGCTCCTGCAATTTAATTGTTCCTAAAGAGTCTCCCACATCATTAAACATTTCTACCTCTGCTTTTGTCACTTCCCCCTCCGCACAGCCGGTTAGGAAAATGGTTATCAGCACTAATAAACTCAGTTTTTTCATCTTTTTTCCTCCATGGACGGTTTGGTATTAATATTTGAAAAAAGACTCCTTATTATGCAGTTATTCTCGTTTATCAAACTATAGCCTTTATGATACTATAAAAGGAAAGAAAATCTGGAGGGATTAGATTGTCAGAACTAGCTATCGGTTCCATCGTCACCGCCTTTTATAAAACTGGAAAATACATCGGGGAAATTACAGAGATTCGTCCTCAAAGTTATTTAGTACGGGTTCTTGCGGTCTTAAAGCATCCGATGCAAGGAGATTTGCATCAGCCAAAAGAGGCCATAGTTGATATTTTCCATGAAAGAAAAGCCCTTTCTTACCGAGAACAGATGAATGCTCCAAAGAAAATGGTCAAGCTATATAAAGAAGACTCCATTCCTTCTTATAATGATTCTCTACAAACTGCTATCGAAAAAATGCGTAAAGAGCTTCAAGAAGATGATTCTGCTTTCGCTATTCAAAGTTTAAAAAACTTGGAAATACTTAATGCAGAATACTATAAAATCGTTTAGATGAAAATAACAAAAAAGACGAGGAATGTATTCTTCGTCTTTTTTATGCAAACTTATTAAATAATTTAGACATATCAATTAAGTCTCCAATGGTTGGTTGATTAGATTTCCCCAAGTACTTCTTATCTTGCTCAACGAGTTTAAAAATATGATAAGTGGTTAAGGCATCATCTAAAGCACGATGATGTTTCCCAGTTCCCTCTCTGCCATATTCCCTAACTGCTTTCCATAAGCCTGTTTGGTTTTTATCACCAAAAAACCGCTTATATTCCATCGATAAATCAACTTCTTTACAAGATAGTATAAAGGGAAGTTGTGCTTTATGACAATTATCCTTTAGCACTTTCATATCCATGTTTCCCCATGTAACAATAATATTTTGGTATCCGTTACAAATTGCCTCAAGCTTTTTCATTAGATCGTATAAAGATATCCCGTTATTTACTTGTTCTTGTGAAATATGTAGAAAAGATTTGCATCTCCTTGAAAGGGTTGAAAACTTACGGGGTACTACATATGAAGAAAACTGTTCCCTTATGGTATCACCAACAACGGCTACTATACCAACCTCAATAATTTCTGGATAAAACCCCTTAAACTTACTACTTTTCTCTGGCATGGTGAATTCAAAGTCAATAAATAAATACTGTTGCTTTTCCATTCTTTCACCTTCTTTTTTATCGATATTTCACATGAATCATCCTGTCTAAACCGTTCTTCCTTCTATTCATCTCGATAAGCTAGCTGTTTTATATATATCTATATTATAACAGAATATCACTTAACCTTTTTAATTTTCTGTATTTTATCTTTATTTTTTTTCATTAATTTATCAGATCCATTTATTGATTCTATGCAGAAATGCAACGTAAAAAACTACAGGATGGCTCTCCTTTTTAAATATAGTTTGGGAATACGAAAGACTGCTTCCATTTGGATATTTACGAAATAAACAAGTTTTCCCCTTACACATATTTTTCCTTCTACTGCAGAACATAAAAAAAGAACAACCATTAATAAACGGCTGTCCCTTTTCGCTGCATTATTCTTCTGCGATTATCCTGATATATTCTCTTGGTTGAAAAGGAATCATCGTTTCATCAAAAAAAGGAGAGTTTGTCTCTTCTATGAAAAGAAGTTCCTCCAGTGAATAAAACTCTCTTTTTTGGAAGTTGTCCAATAAAATTCCAACAAAAAGACCTAGAGAAAATAGACATATGGAAATATAGACCTTTGTTTTTAAATGCATGTATATACCACCTCACCATTAGTTTGAGCAAAAAGGTGGGTGTTTTACACAAAAAAATAAAAAAATTTTTCCTATTTTAGACCATGTTTCTACCTATTTAATAGAAAGGTTGATCCTTAACTTAATTTCTTGTTTCCTGTATGCAGAGCGTTTTTTTTTGCGTTATACTTTAACATGTTCAGTCATTTTCAAGCGTTTATTTAGAAAAGATTAAGGAGGGGTTAAATTGTCTATACTTCACTGGGTTGTACTTGCACCATTTTTATACACCCTATTAATACCTATCACATTTAAATTTATGAAAAAAATACATACTGGATGGTTTGTTCTTCCACTTCCTTTGCTATTGTTTATTTATTTTTGCCGAAACATTGGGACAACCTCAAATTTACATACAAAAGTAGAATCAATCCCATGGATTCCATCACTAGGAATTGATTTTGCCGTAAAATTAGACGGTCTCGGCATGCTATTTGCATTATTAATAACTGGAATCGGTTCTCTTGTTATTCTCTATTCCATTTATTATTTGGATAAAAACAAAGAGAAGGTCAATCATTTCTATGTATATCTTCTATTATTCATGGGAGCAATGCTCGGTGTTGTCTTATCTGATAATCTCATTGTGCTTTATATGTTCTGGGAAATTACCAGTATTTCTTCGTTTCTTTTAATAGGTTTTTGGAATAATCGAAGTAACTCGCGATATGGCGCAATCAAATCAATGGTTGTTACCGTATTTGGTGGTCTTTCCTTATTAGCAGGAATTGTTCTACTTTACCTAATGACCGGATCCTTTACTATTTCAGAAATAATTACTTCTGTTCAACAAGATTCTATTATGTCTCATCCATTATTTATTTTAGGGATGATTTGTATCTTACTTGGTGCATTTACAAAATCTGCCCAATTTCCATTCCATATTTGGCTGCCTGATGCAATGGAAGCTCCAACACCTGTCAGCAGTTATTTGCATTCCGCTACAATGGTTAAAGCTGGTATATATCTTGTGGCCCGTTTAAGTCCTGTCTTTGCAGTGTCTGGTTATTGGCTGTGGATTGTATCACTTGTCGGGATTGTTACTCTAATATATGGATCTTTTATGGCAATAAAACAAGTAGACTTAAAAGGTCTTCTAGCATACTCAACAATCAGTCAGCTCGGAATGATTATGTCTTTACTAGGGATTGGAGCTGCTGGTGTCCACTATGACAATGAAAGTGTTTATTACATTGCCACAGCTGCTGCAATCTTCCATCTTGTCAACCATGCAACCTTTAAAGGAAGTTTGTTTATGATGGTTGGAATTGTTGATCATGAAACTGGGACAAGAGATATTCGTCGTTTAGGCGGCCTGATGAAGATTATGCCAATCACATTTGCTATCGCATTAATTGGCTCGCTGTCTATGGCTGGTATCCCGCCATTTAATGGATTTCTGAGCAAAGAGATGTTCTTTGCAAGTATGTTAAATATTCTTGACTTCCAAATGTTTAACCTAGATACGTGGGGAGTTCTATTACCTGTCATTGCATGGGTCGGCAGTATCTTTACATTTGTTTATAGCATGATTCTTGTATTTAAGACTTTCACTGGAAAATACCAACCAGAAAAATTATCGGCTAAACCACATGAAGCACCAATGGGTATGCTTATTTCACCCATTATCTTAGTATCCCTTGTTGTCATATTTGGATTATTTCCTGGGCTTCTAACCAATACCATTCTTTCTCCTGCTATTACATCTATTTATGGCGGAGGCGTTTATGATCTGCATATCTATCACTGGCATGGATTTGAACCTGAGTTATTTATGACGATTGGGGTCATTGTGTTTGGAATAATTCTCTATTTAACTGTAGGAAAATGGTCTGTTATCTATCAAGCCATTCCTGTTATTTGGAATCGAATATATGATTGGTTATTTGGCGAAACAGAAAATGGATTTAACAAGCTGACAAACAGATATATGACAGGTTCCTTGCGTACCTATCTCATTTATATCTTTTCTTTCTTTATTCTAATCCTTTCTTACACTCTATTTATAAAGGATGGCTTTACAATAAACACTTCCCGACTAGCACCAATTGGTGGATATGAAGTCGTGCTGTCGCTTGTTCTGGTGATTTCCACCATCGCTATATTATTCGCTAAATCTCGTTTGACTTCTATTATTCTTTTAGGAGCAGTCGGATATACCGTATCATTATTTTACGTAGTATTTCGCGCACCTGATCTTGCTTTAACACAATTAGTTATTGAAACAGTTTCCGTTGCTTTATTCTTATTGTGTTTTTACCATTTACCTAGAAATGCTAGAAAAAAGGAAAGTATTCCTTTCAAATTATCCAATGCAATCATTTCTGTACTAGTTGGACTCGTAGTGATGATCATTGCGATTGCCTCCTATAGCACGAAACTATTCGATTCCATTTCTCAATTTTATGTGGAGAATACGTATACAAAAGCGGCAGGAGAAAACATGGTAAATGTTATCTTAGTGGATTTCAGGGGTTTTGATACACTTTTTGAAATTACAGTACTAGCTATTGCTGCTATTGGTATTTATTCGATGATCACTTTGAGAATGGGAGGAAAGAAAAATGAAAATAAATAATTTAGTTTTACAAACCATTACAAAAGTCATTGTTTTTTTAATACTCCTCTATGCAGTTGATCTCTTTTTTGCTGGTCACTATACGCCAGGCGGAGGCTTTATCGGTGGATTAATGGCAAGTGGAGCAATAGTTCTATTGCTGATAGCTTATGATTTAAAAGTAGTAAAGAAAATCTTTCCGGTTAATTTTATCTATGTTACTGCAATAGGATTGCTGATAAGCACTTTAACAGGAATGATTGGCGTATTAAATGACAAACCATTTTTAACGCACTTTTTTAATAAACATGCTCACTTGCCTTTATTAGGAGAAACGTCCCTTCACACTGCTGCACTGTTTGATCTTGGGGTTTTCTTAGTAGTAGTAGGAGTTACAATGACCATTATTCAAACGATTGGAGAGGATGACTAATGGAATTCTTAATGGCATTCATTATCGGCATTTTATTTATGTGTGCGACGTATTTAATTCTTTCTAAGAGTCTATTGCGCATTATTATCGGAACTGGCCTTCTTAGCCATGGGGTTCATTTACTAATATTAACGATGGGTGGCTTAAAGAAAGGTGCTGCGCCACTCTTAGGGCAGCATGCTGACAGTTATTCTGACCCGTTACCCCAAGCATTAATATTAACTGCGATTGTTATTAGCTTTGGTGTCACTTCCTTCTTATTAGTACTTGCCTACAGAACTTATCAAGAATTAGGGACTGATAATTTGGAGAAATTGAGAGGGAAAAAGCATGAGTAACTTAATTCTATTTCCAATTTTAATTCCTTTACTCACAGGAATCATTTTGATTTTCTTTTATAAGAAGACCATCTTACAACGGATTATTTCCTTATTGAGCACTAGTGTTTCGATTATAATTGTGCTATTTATGATAGATAAAATCAAAAATGAGGGAATTCAAACAGTAAATTTAAGTAATTGGGATGCTCCGTTTGGGATAACGATTGTAGCAGATATGGTATCAGCACTTCTTGTGTTAACAACAAATATAATCGCCTTTTGTTGTATCCTCTACTCCTTTAAGGGAATCGATAGAGAAAGAGAAAATTACTTTTATTACGCTATGATTCAATTTCTCTTAGTTGGTGTTATTGGTGCGTTTTCAACTGGCGATATCTTTAACTTGTTTGTATTTTTTGAAGTAATGTTAATGGCTTCCTATGTACTACTTGTTCTTGGAAATACAAAAATTCAATTAAGAGAAACAGTAAAATATATTATTGTAAATGTTGTCGCTTCCGCACTCTTCGTTATTGCCGTTGCCTATTTTTATTCTGTTGTTGGAACTTTAAACATGGCGTCTATTTCAGAGCGAATCAGTGAAGTGGGTGGATCAGGCATATTAACGGTCATAGCTGTCCTGTTCTTAATCGTCTTTGGATTAAAAGGGGCTCTCTTCCCGTTATTTTTCTGGCTTCCAGGATCTTATTATGCCGCTCCCATACCGATACTTGCATTATTTGGAGCGTTATTAACAAAAGTTGGAGTTTATTCGATTGCCCGGACGTACTCCCTCTTCTTCTATGAGGATTCTTATGTCTTTACATTATTAGGCATCCTGTCTCTTCTAACCATTATTTTAGGAGCAATTGGAGCAATTGCCTATAATGATGTCAAAAAAATTATTATTTATAATATCGTTACGGCAATTGGTGTTATCTTGTATGGATTCTCTATTTTTAATAGCACTTCCTTAAATGGAGCGATTTTCTACCTTTTACATGACATGATTATTAAAGGAGCGCTGTTTCTATTAATTGGAATCATGATTTATATTACTGGAACTAGCAATTTAAAATATATGAGTGGCTTGATGAAGAAATACCCTTTACTGACTTGGACCTTCTTTCTTGCCGCACTTAGCCTTGCAGGTATTCCGCCATTAAGTGGATTTATTGGTAAATTACTCATTATTCAAGGAGCCTTTGAAGAAAGGAATTATATGGGAAGTTTTATTGTTGTGCTATCGAGTCTCCTCGTATTACTATCTGTTATCAAGATATTTGTTAAAGGTTTTTGGGGAGAGGAATCAGATAATATTACTATAAAGTCTATAAAAACACTTTTACTACCCGGGTGTATACTAGTCCTTCTTTCCTGTCTAATCGGAATTGGCACAGAGATGATCTCACCATATATTTCACTCGCTGTTGAAAGTTTATTGCAACCGGAAAACTATATCCATGCCGTATTAAAGGAGTGATGACAATGGCATTTCAATTATTATTAAATTTTGTAATCAGTTTTATTTGGATGTTTCTGAAAGGCTCCTTCGCTCCAGATACGTTTCTAATCGGGTTTATTATCGGATTGATTCTTATATTTATTACAAGAAGATTTTTCTCCGATAAGTTTTATTTATATCGAGTTGTTTCTATATTTAAACTTTTAGGTATTTTTCTAAGAGAATTAGTACTTTCCAATATCGCTGTGTTAAAAATCATTCTTCGGCCAAGGTTAAAAGTAACGCCGGGTATTTTTGCCCTAGAAACCGATTTAAGGAAAGACTGGGAAATAACGATACTTTGTAATCTTATCACGCTCACACCTGGAACGCTTGTAGTGGATATTTCAGAAGATAATAAAATCCTATATATTCATGCAATGGATATTAGCGATAAAGAGGCCGCTATCAGCAGTATTAAAAATAGCTTTGAAAAAGCCATACAAGAGGTGAGTATTTGATGTTCCAGACCATTATGCATATATCTTTATTTATTGTTTCTATCTCGACGATTTTATTTATTTATCGAGTCGTAAAGGGACCTTCTACTCCCGATAGAGTAGTCGCTCTAGATGCTATCGGAATCAACCTTGTTGCGATTACTGCTATTTTATCAATAGTGTTAAAAACTTCGGCCTTTTTGGAAGTTATTCTTCTCATTGGTATTTTAGCCTTTATTGGTACGGTAGCTTTTTCTAAGTATCTGGAGAAAGGAGTAATAATCGAAAATGACCGAGACAATCATTAGCATTATTATAGCCATTCTTATTCTCTTAGGATCCTTATTAAGTCTAGTTGCAAGCATTGGCGTATTAAGATTACCAGATGTGTATACAAGAAGTCACGCAGCGTCTAAATCCGCAACGCTAGGAGTCATGTTTATCCTTCTTGGTGCTTGTCTCTATTTTTTTCAGTCGGAACAAATTTTTAATTCTCGTTTAATTCTTGCAATCGCCTTTATTTTCTTAACATCTCCAGTTGCGGGACAACTTATTATTCGCTCTGCTTATAACAGAAAAATACCAATGGCAGATGAAACGATAAGAGATGATTTAAAAGAAGCGAGAGACGCTGCTGCGAAAAGCAAATAAAACCATCATTTCCCTGCAGACCCAATGTAATGCAGGATAAGCTTTCAAACAAAAGCAAATAATATTCCTGTCCTGTCATTGGACTAATACAGAACAGGAGTACAATAAAATGAAAAATATACGTGAAGGATTAATCCCTACTGTTCTTGGAACAGCCGTTACAACTGCCGGCATTGCCATGAAGAAAAATCGTAAAGTCGATTCCATGATTTCCAATACAGTCTTTGGATTTGGACTAGCACATGTCGTCTTAGGAACAATTGATCTAATCGAACACCGTAATAAGTTTTAGTATTAAACAAAACATCTTAAAGTTCTGCACACTTTAAAGACTTGATATCCAAACAGGATCTTTTTTCCTTTTGTGATTTCAAGTCTTTTTCTTATTCATAAATTCCCTTGATAAGGAATAGTATATAAGAAATAAGATTATGCATGAAAGGAATGGCTACTATGTACCACGCTCGATATTATCATCGTAAAATCCCTACTTTAGCAGCATTCCACCCATATCTTCATTATCCTCTCTATTTTCGAGAACTCCCAGAAGCGAATCCTTCTAAACTCATCGACTCTGCTAAGGATACCCTATCTTTATTGCCTGATGTAGAAACCTGTTTAAAAAAGTTAGCTAACTCTCCTGACTTTTCCAAAAATCTCATGAATGCCGCTCAATTATCTAAAACGGAAACAGTAGAGCAATTAATTAAGTCAATTGGTGTAAAAGAAACCCCTACAGTAGCCTATACTCCTGATGGGATCACATTAAATTTCGACCATAAAAATAAACCACCCTATTGCTGCTTCTTATCTGTTCAATTGAGATGGCGTTAGCATTTTTAAATTGTTCATAAAAGATTATTTCAGGCGGTATATCATACTGCCTGAAATAATCCGATAAAGAATAAGTGAATTTTATTTTTCTTAAATGCTTTGTGTCAAGATTATAATCCTTGCAAGCATTGCTATATAATGAATTGTACCTTTTTACCAAAAACAGCTATTCTTCCATCCAGCTGATGAATTTTTTAGTAATAAGGATACGGTCCATATGGTCCCGGAGCAAACGGAGCTGGACCAAACGGAACAGGGCCGTATGGGACAGGACCATAAAATGGTCTTGGTCTAACTAAAGCTCCTCCTATTACTCCTCCTAATAAACCACCCACAAAGGGTGCTGCAAACCAGGCTCTTGAATCTTGTTGTGGATATTGATACTGATAAGGGTATCCATACATTCTTCAACATTACCTCCACTCTCATTTTAGACTTATTTCTTTTCTCTATTTTCTATGCGAATGTCCCTCTTTTGGACTGGGCTATCGCCTTATATAGCTAAATTTCTAGAAATAATAGTCCTCATTTTCGAAGGGTTTTTTTTGATAAATTCATGTTTTATTAAATAATTTAAATGTTTGTGTACACTTGAAGGTGCTAATACTCCAATCTGATCCCCTATTTCTTTTTGGGTAGGCGGATAACCATTTGTACAAGAATAATCATAAATGTACCTTAAAATTTCTGTAATGGTATTTTTATCTAAAAACATTAAACTAACTCCATTCTCTACTTATAATAATTGTGTAAAATTGCAAAAAAAATAATTCTATATACCTATGATGTGTGCAAAAATTAAAGCATTAATAAATATATATAAAATTAAACTGTTTCAAGAGTTATATTAATATTAACATAAATTTTTTTTAGAAATAATTGGTTTTAGATAAAATAAAGATGTGAAACTTTTATCTATTTCACTATCTGTTCTCACTGATTTATTATCCATTTATGCGTTGACAATTTTTTTGCTCAATTTTGATTAAACTCTGTTAAGGTATTTTGTTATAGAATTTAAAGAAGGTTATACCATTCTTAATTCCATTTACTATATACTATCCACTACTAAGCTAT of Niallia circulans contains these proteins:
- a CDS encoding asparagine synthase gives rise to the protein MKNIREGLIPTVLGTAVTTAGIAMKKNRKVDSMISNTVFGFGLAHVVLGTIDLIEHRNKF
- a CDS encoding Na+/H+ antiporter subunit E, with translation MAFQLLLNFVISFIWMFLKGSFAPDTFLIGFIIGLILIFITRRFFSDKFYLYRVVSIFKLLGIFLRELVLSNIAVLKIILRPRLKVTPGIFALETDLRKDWEITILCNLITLTPGTLVVDISEDNKILYIHAMDISDKEAAISSIKNSFEKAIQEVSI
- a CDS encoding LexA family protein; translated protein: MFLDKNTITEILRYIYDYSCTNGYPPTQKEIGDQIGVLAPSSVHKHLNYLIKHEFIKKNPSKMRTIISRNLAI
- a CDS encoding Na(+)/H(+) antiporter subunit F1 — translated: MFQTIMHISLFIVSISTILFIYRVVKGPSTPDRVVALDAIGINLVAITAILSIVLKTSAFLEVILLIGILAFIGTVAFSKYLEKGVIIENDRDNH
- the mnhG gene encoding monovalent cation/H(+) antiporter subunit G, whose product is MTETIISIIIAILILLGSLLSLVASIGVLRLPDVYTRSHAASKSATLGVMFILLGACLYFFQSEQIFNSRLILAIAFIFLTSPVAGQLIIRSAYNRKIPMADETIRDDLKEARDAAAKSK